A window of the Gossypium hirsutum isolate 1008001.06 chromosome A03, Gossypium_hirsutum_v2.1, whole genome shotgun sequence genome harbors these coding sequences:
- the LOC107933722 gene encoding protein SIEVE ELEMENT OCCLUSION B-like — MYSTMARPTPVSSSSKISQQSMRNEHWMFDDAMNERIRSTHVPDGRVVDVTPVLQVTRNVLSHIIPNINLSMNGHIDASDDQTNLSAVDGAHDALHKICCELSCMCSRGGDAHATTMAIFNMLSSYSWGAKVVLTLAAFAVNFGEFWLIAQLCTSNSLAKSVALLKQPDILEHSQTLKSHFDALSKLINAMVDVTKCIVELTELPSKYISIDEQPFSTAMAHIHTATYWIISSVVACTRQITGLIGLRHEFPISTSEAWELSSLAHKVSSIHEHLRSRLRLCYARIDEKKLMEAFEHFKRTIETPQVDNLMILQNIFGKEKNLLNPDRAEAYINVLRRKHVLLLISDLDISQEEIRVLEDVYKERGSSGLNYEIIWLPIVDRTTWNNGYQEKFSTLQSIMSWYTVSHHVAIEPAVIKYIREEWGFVKKPIAVTLNPQGKVLSPNALNMMWIWGNSAFPFSSEKEESFWKAEPWTLDLLVGRVEPNLPTWVSQQKVVCFYGGVKMEWIESFTTATKGVANALDIGIEMVYVGKKNARERVKKITGLIKEKELSHAWEDDNVWFFWNLLESMLY; from the exons ATGTATTCGACAATGGCTCGCCCTACCCCAGTCTCATCCTCATCAAAAATATCCCAGCAATCGATGAGGAATGAGCATTGGATGTTCGACGATGCGATGAATGAGCGAATTCGGTCGACTCATGTCCCCGATGGTCGTGTTGTTGATGTTACACCAGTTCTTCAAGTCACTCGCAATGTTTTGAGTCATATCATTCCCAACATTAATCTTTCTATGAAT GGACACATCGATGCATCCGACGATCAGACCAACTTGTCTGCCGTTGATGGCGCACATGATGCATTACACAAAATCTGCTGCGAG CTATCATGCATGTGTTCTAGAGGAGGTGATGCTCATGCAACAACAATGGCGATCTTCAACATGCTTTCAAGCTATTCATGGGGTGCAAAAGTGGTGCTAACATTAGCGGCTTTTGCAGTGAATTTCGGGGAGTTTTGGCTGATCGCTCAGCTTTGCACTTCCAACTCATTGGCCAAATCAGTGGCTCTCCTCAAGCAACCCGACATTTTAGAGCACTCCCAAACACTGAAATCCCACTTTGATGCACTCAGCAAGCTCATCAATGCAATGGTCGATGTAACCAAGTGCATTGTTGAGCTTACTGAGCTACCTTCTAAGTATATTTCCATCGATGAGCAGCCATTTTCGACCGCCATGGCTCATATCCACACTGCTACCTATTGGATCATTTCGAGTGTCGTCGCTTGTACTAGGCAGATTACAGGCCTTATAGGGCTGAGACATGA GTTCCCTATATCGACTTCGGAGGCATGGGAGCTATCAAGCTTGGCACATAAAGTTAGCAGCATACATGAACACCTTCGAAGTCGATTACGTCTTTGTTATGCGCGTATTG ATGAGAAGAAGCTAATGGAAGCTTTTGAACACTTCAAGCGTACCATTGAAACACCTCAAGTGGACAACTTGATGATTCTCCAAAACATTTTTGGCAAGGAAAAGAATCTCTTGAATCCAGATAGGGCCGAG GCTTATATCAATGTCTTGAGAAGAAAGCATGTTTTATTGCTCATTTCAGATCTTGATATCTCCCAAGAGGAGATTCGGGTTCTTGAAGATGTTTACAAAGAAAGGGGATCATCTGGGCTTAACTATGAGATCATATGGCTCCCAATTGTGGACAGAACAACTTGGAATAATGGTTATCAGGAAAAGTTTTCGACCCTGCAATCAATTATGTCGTGGTATACTGTGAGCCACCATGTTGCCATTGAACCAGCAGTGATTAAATACATAAGGGAAGAATGGGGTTTCGTTAAGAAACCAATTGCGGTGACATTGAATCCACAAGGAAAAGTTTTAAGCCCAAATGCACTCAACATGATGTGGATATGGGGAAATTCAGCTTTCCCGTTTAGCagtgaaaaagaagaaagtttTTGGAAAGCTGAACCTTGGACACTTGACCTTCTCGTTGGTCGCGTTGAACCAAACTTACCTACTTGG GTGAGCCAACAGAAAGTGGTTTGTTTCTATGGTGGTGTGAAAATGGAATGGATCGAAAGTTTCACTACCGCAACAAAAGGGGTTGCAAACGCTCTCGATATTGGCATAGAAATGGTTTATGTTGGAAAGAAAAATGCAAGGGAACGAGTGAAAAAGATTACTGGTTTAATCAAAGAGAAGGAACTTAGCCATGCTTGGGAAGATGACAATGTGTGGTTCTTTTGGAACCTATTAGAGAGCATGTTGTACTAG